The Brasilonema sennae CENA114 genome includes a region encoding these proteins:
- a CDS encoding OB-fold nucleic acid binding domain-containing protein, with protein MVKIVTRKSLGTQNVYDIGVERDHNFVIKDGLVASNCFNKSHSTAYAYVTYQTAYLKANYRLEYMAALLTANSDDTDKVQKYISSCANMKIHIEPPDINRSGVDFTPSGNNILFGLSAVRNVGQNAIACILEARKEGGEFKSLADFCDRMDLRAVNRRSLEALISCGAFDTIDSNRYQLLRDLELVYDWAQSRARDRASGQGNLFDLFGGAFSTAATTNKNQNNFDTAPKAQKVPDFPPQKKLQMEKELLGFYVSDHPLKAISNSARVLAPINLSQLGAQKEESTICAVVMLNGVKKVMTKKGEPMAILQIEDLTTQLEAIVFPKIYERIHSLLQIDSRLIIWGKVDRRDDQNQLIVEDVELVETVQLVMVQLNPQQAATIEEQHRLRTILQEYSGDKEKAKVPVIGIVQAGTSRQLVRFGRQFWVQDSRTTVQALLNARFSAYPQSLADV; from the coding sequence ATGGTTAAAATTGTCACTCGAAAAAGTTTAGGGACGCAAAATGTCTATGACATTGGGGTAGAGCGCGACCATAATTTTGTTATTAAAGATGGCTTAGTTGCTTCTAATTGTTTTAATAAATCCCATTCAACGGCATATGCTTATGTTACATATCAAACTGCGTATTTAAAAGCGAACTATCGGTTGGAATACATGGCGGCGCTGTTGACGGCTAACAGCGATGACACAGACAAGGTGCAGAAATATATTTCCAGCTGCGCAAATATGAAAATTCATATAGAGCCGCCAGATATCAATCGCTCTGGTGTAGATTTTACACCGTCAGGTAACAACATTTTGTTTGGATTATCTGCTGTTCGTAACGTGGGACAGAACGCAATAGCCTGTATTTTGGAAGCGAGAAAGGAAGGAGGCGAGTTTAAGTCTCTAGCTGATTTTTGCGATCGCATGGATTTGCGTGCTGTCAACCGCCGTAGTTTAGAAGCGCTGATTTCTTGTGGAGCGTTTGACACAATTGACTCCAATCGCTACCAGTTACTTCGCGACTTAGAACTAGTATACGACTGGGCACAATCTCGTGCCAGAGACAGAGCGAGCGGACAGGGAAATCTCTTTGATTTGTTCGGCGGCGCATTTTCTACTGCCGCTACCACTAATAAAAACCAAAATAACTTTGATACAGCTCCCAAAGCTCAAAAAGTTCCTGATTTTCCCCCACAGAAAAAGTTGCAAATGGAAAAGGAGCTTTTAGGATTTTATGTATCAGATCATCCACTCAAAGCTATTAGTAATTCAGCACGTGTTCTAGCTCCGATAAACCTTTCGCAGCTTGGCGCACAGAAAGAAGAAAGTACGATTTGTGCGGTTGTCATGCTCAATGGCGTTAAAAAAGTCATGACAAAAAAAGGCGAGCCAATGGCTATTTTACAAATCGAAGATTTAACCACACAATTAGAAGCCATCGTCTTTCCTAAAATTTATGAGCGGATTCACTCTTTGCTCCAAATTGACTCTCGGTTAATAATTTGGGGAAAAGTAGACCGACGCGACGACCAAAATCAATTGATTGTTGAAGATGTAGAGCTAGTAGAAACAGTACAGTTGGTTATGGTGCAATTGAATCCTCAACAAGCAGCCACAATTGAAGAACAACATCGCCTCAGAACAATTTTGCAAGAATACTCAGGAGACAAAGAAAAAGCAAAAGTTCCAGTTATAGGAATTGTACAAGCCGGAACTTCCCGTCAACTTGTCCGTTTTGGACGACAATTTTGGGTGCAAGATTCTAGAACAACTGTTCAGGCTCTTCTAAATGCTAGATTCTCTGCTTATCCACAATCGCTTGCTGATGTTTAA
- the rpiA gene encoding ribose-5-phosphate isomerase RpiA, with translation MTAATDPVKLSKQEVGKAAAALVESGSIVGLGTGSTTAYAIEFIGNRLKSGELKDIVGVPTSFQAEVLAKQYGIPLTTLDAIDHIDIAIDGADEVDPQKNLIKGGGAAHTREKVVDYFASRFIVVVDGAKLVERLGSVFPVPVEVIPMAVGPVTLALEKLGGKPELRMGVKKAGPVITDQGNMVLDVKFDTIDNPEELEKILNNIPGVLENGIFVNCADVVLIGEVKDGQPVVRQL, from the coding sequence ATGACAGCAGCAACAGACCCCGTAAAGTTGAGCAAGCAGGAAGTTGGCAAAGCCGCTGCCGCTTTGGTAGAATCAGGTTCTATTGTTGGGTTGGGTACGGGATCAACGACAGCATATGCAATTGAGTTTATAGGCAATCGCCTCAAATCCGGCGAACTCAAAGATATTGTTGGTGTCCCCACTTCGTTTCAAGCAGAAGTGCTGGCGAAGCAGTATGGTATTCCACTCACCACCCTAGACGCTATTGACCACATTGATATTGCAATTGATGGTGCAGATGAAGTTGATCCACAAAAAAATTTGATTAAAGGTGGCGGTGCTGCACATACCCGCGAAAAGGTAGTAGATTATTTCGCCAGCCGATTTATTGTCGTTGTCGATGGTGCTAAATTAGTTGAGCGACTAGGTTCTGTTTTTCCAGTTCCTGTAGAAGTAATACCAATGGCAGTTGGCCCCGTCACCCTGGCACTTGAAAAACTTGGTGGCAAACCAGAACTGCGTATGGGTGTGAAAAAAGCTGGCCCAGTGATTACCGACCAAGGCAACATGGTTCTAGATGTCAAATTTGACACTATTGACAATCCAGAGGAACTAGAAAAAATACTGAATAATATTCCTGGCGTGTTGGAAAACGGTATCTTCGTTAACTGTGCTGATGTGGTGTTAATAGGCGAAGTCAAAGATGGTCAGCCTGTTGTCAGGCAATTGTAG
- a CDS encoding ArnT family glycosyltransferase, whose product MINDYMGKRRVFAVTLSILWLVLIAGVAFFWHLGSIGLIDETEPLFAEASRQMFVTGDWITPFFNGETRFDKPALIYWCQAITYWIFGVNEWAVRLPSALAATGLISLAFYTIQWHLARQDYLERTTRPTRRWLTAALGAAVMALSSQMIVWGRTGVSDMLLVGCMDSALLCFFLAYAQPSQSEMKARWYLAFYVLTAGAILTKGPVGIVLPVLIIGIFVLYLGNAKAILREMRPLTGLLIILCLSVPWYLLVIWRNGENYINSFFGYHNLERFTSVVNRHSAPWYFYFFVVLVGFAPYSVYLPLAMARLKFWQPKYWRSQKRSSQLGLFAFVWFIGVFGFFTTAVTKLPSYVLPLMPAAAILVALLWSDLLKDEKITQQYSPDSLNRPLFWTGWVNVVFLAVLAVAMFYVPQLIKDPAAPKFSESFQQSGLSVLGGVIWLVCALIVAALLVRRYYQPVLMVNVLAFAAFLVFVLTPCLFLIDQERQLPLRELSAIAVQTQQPNEELMMVGFKKPSVVFYTQKQVNYVKISTKAAQYIQDKAAKKTQPPSVLVLAQFKKFPEMNLKPTDYEKLGTSGAYQLIRVPLNKKELGNS is encoded by the coding sequence ATGATTAATGACTATATGGGCAAACGTCGAGTCTTCGCTGTGACTCTGTCGATTTTATGGTTAGTTTTAATTGCTGGGGTGGCATTCTTTTGGCATTTGGGCAGTATTGGCTTGATTGATGAGACAGAGCCACTGTTTGCTGAAGCCTCCCGCCAGATGTTTGTTACAGGTGATTGGATTACTCCATTTTTCAATGGTGAAACTCGTTTTGATAAACCAGCTTTAATTTATTGGTGTCAGGCGATCACCTACTGGATTTTTGGAGTCAATGAATGGGCAGTCCGTTTGCCTTCAGCGCTTGCTGCTACAGGACTAATTAGTTTGGCATTTTACACTATACAGTGGCATTTAGCAAGACAAGACTACCTTGAGCGAACAACTCGCCCAACTCGACGCTGGTTAACGGCTGCTTTGGGAGCTGCTGTCATGGCATTGAGTTCACAAATGATTGTCTGGGGCAGAACGGGTGTTTCTGATATGTTGCTGGTTGGCTGCATGGACTCGGCGTTGTTGTGCTTTTTTCTCGCTTATGCCCAACCTTCACAATCAGAAATGAAAGCACGGTGGTATTTGGCTTTTTATGTCCTCACTGCGGGTGCAATTTTAACCAAAGGACCAGTAGGAATTGTCTTACCTGTGCTGATTATCGGCATATTTGTGCTTTATTTGGGAAATGCAAAAGCAATTTTACGGGAAATGCGTCCCCTTACAGGTTTACTCATTATTCTATGTTTATCAGTACCCTGGTATCTGCTAGTTATTTGGCGTAATGGTGAAAATTATATTAATTCATTTTTTGGTTACCACAATCTTGAACGTTTTACAAGTGTGGTCAACCGCCACTCAGCCCCTTGGTATTTTTACTTTTTCGTTGTATTGGTAGGTTTTGCACCATACTCAGTCTACTTGCCTTTGGCTATGGCAAGGCTGAAATTTTGGCAACCAAAGTACTGGCGTTCTCAAAAACGCTCTAGTCAACTTGGTTTATTTGCTTTTGTCTGGTTTATTGGTGTTTTTGGCTTCTTCACTACTGCTGTCACCAAACTCCCCAGCTACGTATTGCCTTTAATGCCAGCAGCAGCTATTCTGGTAGCTTTATTGTGGAGTGACCTGCTGAAGGATGAGAAGATCACGCAGCAATATTCTCCTGATTCTCTTAATCGTCCCCTCTTCTGGACAGGTTGGGTGAATGTCGTATTTTTAGCAGTGCTAGCAGTCGCAATGTTTTACGTTCCTCAGTTAATAAAGGATCCCGCTGCACCCAAGTTCTCTGAGTCATTTCAACAATCAGGCTTATCAGTTCTAGGAGGTGTCATTTGGCTAGTTTGTGCTCTTATAGTGGCGGCTTTACTGGTGCGTCGTTATTATCAACCAGTGTTAATGGTGAATGTATTGGCGTTTGCGGCGTTTTTAGTTTTTGTTCTCACGCCTTGTTTGTTTTTGATAGATCAGGAACGTCAGCTACCTTTGCGGGAATTGTCTGCGATCGCAGTCCAAACACAACAACCCAATGAAGAACTTATGATGGTGGGTTTCAAAAAACCAAGCGTAGTTTTCTATACTCAAAAACAAGTAAATTACGTCAAAATATCTACAAAAGCTGCACAATATATTCAAGACAAAGCTGCCAAGAAAACACAGCCCCCCTCAGTGTTGGTTCTTGCTCAGTTCAAAAAGTTTCCTGAAATGAACTTAAAGCCAACTGATTACGAAAAGTTGGGTACAAGCGGGGCTTATCAACTGATTCGAGTTCCTTTGAATAAGAAAGAACTAGGAAACTCTTAA